The Xiphias gladius isolate SHS-SW01 ecotype Sanya breed wild chromosome 7, ASM1685928v1, whole genome shotgun sequence genome window below encodes:
- the LOC120792194 gene encoding zona pellucida-like domain-containing protein 1, protein MENGIRVQKNGQQDVSEQVSWETGLISLTEPSPDSMTLSLCLPLLVVLLQPALCLYNCSSEYERTPDNSDLTVDCGTRMITLEINLCTAQWAGFNTTDLALNGNHNNTECQGSVDTSADPPIIRYQLPVNHSLDNPCRQSLQIVDETPDPTGPFSNFLSIQSVIITGYIDTPRSDQGVISYSTDLYYHFSCRYPLEYLINNTEIVASSVSVATSDNNGTFIDTLKMAIFNDSHYGYPLVVPSTGLELRTRVYVEVKAVNLTGNFHVLLDHCFSTPTPYNMSHSEQHNFFTGCSVDQRTSVASNGLSKIARFNFEAFRFVQHRDQAKSSIYLHCILRLCEPSKCQELLSACNTRRKRSLTPFGVESRESATVSVGPLYTAREDRPYAAAYSNDMASERDDVSVTGLVVGVVFGSAAAALLVLGGWFVLKKFY, encoded by the exons ACAGGACTTATCAGTCTGACTGAGCCTTCTCCAGACAGCATGACTCTCTCACTTTGTCTTCCTCTGCTGGTTGTGCTCCTGCAGCCTGCTCTGTGTCTCTACAACTGCTCCTCTGAGTATGAGAGGACCCCAG ACAACTCGGACCTGACAGTTGACTGTGGCACCAGAATGATCACCCTGGAGATCAACCTGTGCACAGCTCAGTGGGCAGGCTTCAACACCACGGACCTGGCTCTGAACGGGAACCACAACAATACAGAGTGCCAGGGCTCTGTCGACACTAGTGCGGACCCTCCGATCATCCGTTACCAGCTTCCTGTTAACCACAGTCTGGATAACCCCTGTCGCCAGTCTCTGCAG ATTGTGGATGAGACTCCGGATCCCACAGGTCCCTTCAGCAACTTCCTAAGTATCCAGTCAGTTATCATCACAGGGTACATTGACACACCCAGATCTGACCAGGGGGTGATCAGCTATTCCACAGACCTCTACTATCATTTCTCCTGCCGTTACCCGCTGGAGTACCTGATCAACAACACAGAGATTGTGGC CTCCTCAGTCTCGGTGGCGACCAGTGATAATAATGGAACCTTCATTGATACACTAAAAATGGCTATTTTTAAT GACTCTCACTATGGCTATCCTTTAGTGGTACCTTCCACAGGACTTGAGCTACGAACCAGGGTCTATGTGGAGGTCAAGGCTGTTAACCTCACGGGGAA TTTCCATGTACTGCTGGATCACTGCTTTAGTACTCCCACTCCTTACAACATGTCGCACAGTGAGCAGCACAACTTCTTCACTGG ATGTTCAGTGGACCAAAGGACGTCTGTGGCAAGCAATGGACTTTCCAAGATTGCCCGGTTCAACTTTGAGGCCTTCCGCTTTGTTCAGCACCGTGACCAGGCAAAGTCCAGCATCTATCTGCACTGCATACTGAGACTCTGCGAGCCCAGCAAATGCCAAGAGCTGCTGTCT gccTGCAATACCAGAAGAAAAAGATCCTTGACTCCTTTCGGAGTAGAAAGCAGAGAATCAGCCACTGTTTCAGTTGGACCTCTTTACACAGCTCGAGAAG ACAGGCCCTATGCAGCTGCCTACA GTAATGACATGGCATCAGAGAGGGACGATGTGAGCGTGACGGGCctggtggtgggggtggtgtTTGGCTCGGCCGCTGCTGCCTTGCTGGTTCTGGGTGGCTGGTTCGTCCTGAAGAAGTTTTATTGA